The Gloeomargarita sp. SKYB120 region GATATTGTTCAGAACACTGGATAGCCAGTTGGGAAATAACGGCAGCGTGTGGATGAGACATATCTAAAATACGAGTAATTTGATACGTTTGTAAAAAAGCGCTGATATTCGCCGGCGTTAAGCAGGTAACAACGACACGTAGTGATGTGTCTGAATAAAGCTGCTTCGCCCGGTCAGTTGTCACTGTAATTACACAAGGGTAGGTACTCCCCAGGCAGGCCACCAGTTCTGCGCTTTCGCGGGTTCCACCAATAATCCAGAGCGTCAAGGTTTTGGACTAGATTTTGTTTCCGGCTTTTTCTCCGGTTTGGGTGATGCCTGCCACTCCCCTAAAGGACGGTCCACCGCGTTGCGTAAGTCAATCGGCACTAGGGCAACCGACAAGGAGGTGGCTTCAGTAGGAGGGTCAATTTGGGCGTATAAAGCCACGCCAGTAAAGTCTGGATTGCCCAAGATTAAACGGTGTTGGTTGCCATTTTCCAGCGTTACTTGAATCATTGCTAGCGGGGTTGTCAAACCAAACTGGGCTTTTTCTTCAGGTTTAATCGTTAAATCCTGATCTTGTACCCGTTCCGCAGTCGTCATCTGTCCTAGCAGAAAGGCAATTGGGGCGGTATTCGCCGGTTTTTGTTGAGGCTGCACCATTTTCCATTCCCCTGGTTTCACCCGTTCAAATTTGAGGGTTTCTTTGGGCTTGATAATCGTGATAGCTGTGACATCTTTTTCAGTGAAGTTAAACAATCGCGCTTTGCGGGTGGCTTGTTCCTGGCGCTGGGGTTTACCTACCCATTCCCAGTAGGCCACGCCCCCCGCTAATCCAATCGCTAAGGCTAGGATGATTAACGTACTGGTCGAGAGTTTCATCGTCCTATATATTGCTCTAAGCACCGCACCAACAATTCTACGCCTAGACAGAGGACTTCTTCATCAAAATCAAAACGGGGATGATGATGAGGAAAATCCAATCCTTTGGTGGGATTGGCTGACCCCAAAAAGAAGTAGCACCCAGGCACTTCCTGGAGGAAAAAGGCCATGTCTTCTCCCCCCAACGTTTGACAATTGGGCACCACTCCCAGAGCTGGTTCAACCACTTGTTCCGCCACGGACCGCACCAGATCAGCCATGGCTGGGTCGTTGATTAGAGGGGGATAGAGGTATTCATAATTCCACTCGTAGTGAGCACCATAGGCTGTACAAATTCCTTGAACAATCGCCTCGAGTTTTTTCGGTAAGGTGGATGCCAGATCAGGGTGGAAATAGCGGACTGTGCCACCGAAGTAGGCTTGGTCGGCAATCACGTTGCGCGCTGAACCCGCATGGAACTCCCCAACGGTAACGACTGCTGGCTCTAAAGGACTCACCTGCCGTGCCACTACGGTTTGAAAGGCCACTACCACCTGCGCGCCAATCACCAGGGCATCAATGGTTTGCTCGGGTTTGGCCCCGTGTCCTCCCCGTCCTTGAATCCGGCAACTGAAAAAGTCAGACGCTGCCATCAACGGCCCACTGCGTACACCGACTGTTCC contains the following coding sequences:
- a CDS encoding DUF4340 domain-containing protein, whose amino-acid sequence is MKLSTSTLIILALAIGLAGGVAYWEWVGKPQRQEQATRKARLFNFTEKDVTAITIIKPKETLKFERVKPGEWKMVQPQQKPANTAPIAFLLGQMTTAERVQDQDLTIKPEEKAQFGLTTPLAMIQVTLENGNQHRLILGNPDFTGVALYAQIDPPTEATSLSVALVPIDLRNAVDRPLGEWQASPKPEKKPETKSSPKP
- a CDS encoding amidohydrolase codes for the protein GTVGVRSGPLMAASDFFSCRIQGRGGHGAKPEQTIDALVIGAQVVVAFQTVVARQVSPLEPAVVTVGEFHAGSARNVIADQAYFGGTVRYFHPDLASTLPKKLEAIVQGICTAYGAHYEWNYEYLYPPLINDPAMADLVRSVAEQVVEPALGVVPNCQTLGGEDMAFFLQEVPGCYFFLGSANPTKGLDFPHHHPRFDFDEEVLCLGVELLVRCLEQYIGR